One region of Miscanthus floridulus cultivar M001 chromosome 19, ASM1932011v1, whole genome shotgun sequence genomic DNA includes:
- the LOC136529587 gene encoding uncharacterized protein, translated as MADVSGSGFGGRRPPGLLANAAKRKEGFVQLFLMAGVFMMSLRSLGQKHRLNDLAVDNADLRREREDLSHRMRDLQDALRREADDDSSGALASHLRRIFTAHPAPAAAAEEQ; from the coding sequence ATGGCGGACGTCAGCGGCAGCGGCTTCGGGGGCCGGCGCCCGCCGGGGCTGCTGGCGAACGCGGCGAAGCGCAAGGAAGGGTTCGTGCAGCTGTTCCTGATGGCGGGCGTCTTCATGATGAGCCTGCGGTCCCTGGGCCAGAAGCACCGCCTGAACGACCTCGCCGTCGACAACGCCGACCTCCGCCGCGAGCGCGAGGACCTTTCCCACCGCATGCGGGACCTCCAGGACGCTCTCCGCAGGGAGGCGGACGACGACTCGTCCGGCGCCCTCGCGTCCCACCTCCGCCGCATCTTCACCGCCCACcctgcgcccgccgccgccgccgaggagcaGTAG
- the LOC136528801 gene encoding uncharacterized protein: protein MLQRGSPRKKKKKNEAIQESPDMSIVPAGSTSGPTPMYFPPSQGCSNNLSSGKTSKSACGSSQPEVLSIQFPSSDTTLPPPATSKPTKEEKGTSKTKCKEGKGHRDVKEGERIGDT from the exons ATGTTGCAGAG GGGCTcaccaaggaagaagaagaaaaagaatgaagCTATCCAAGAATCACCAGATATGAGTATTGTACCTGCTGGTTCTACTTCAGGACCCACTCCGATGTATTTTCCTCCTAG CCAAGGGTGCTCAAATAACTTGAGTTCTGGAAAAACTTCAAA GTCTGCATGTGGTTCTAGCCAACCTGAGGTACTCTCCATACAATTTCCTTCTAGTGACACTACTCTGCCACCACCTGCTACCTCCAAGCCtacaaaagaagagaaaggaaccAGCAAAACTAAGTGCAAAGAAGGCAAAGGCCACAGGGATGTCAAAGAAGGAGAAAGAATTGGTGACACCTAA
- the LOC136527594 gene encoding uncharacterized protein isoform X1, with protein MVRGLRLGGRAAAAARWCTCRRVSVALCVGNLVAALLVARALYAPGSFAFAPRRGELKYSREQMRWVEESIRIRRAAEPVELIEAVKKLRKAFAREEKRRRGLPLELKQKVSLEILQRLHDLGGNSNTTEQREAVEAWRVGKLKYMRSTSTKNLSNVGLSSEESRMLKRALEFNWQMLLEDIGLWIPPTIYHIEHDDKPENEPEDEEIIPGPPLPPECNTELHTDYGGTAVRWGLTHHKESAADCCQACIDQAKRARPGALKCNIWVYCPSEYGCYSPDKYEHKHQECWLKQADHPRLNFKDRYSETYRDSHPTAPVVVPWMSGVITA; from the exons ATGGTGAGGGGCTTGCGGCTCGGTGGccgcgcggccgccgcggcgAGGTGGTGCACCTGCCGCCGCGTCTCCGTCGCGCTCTGCGTGGGCAACCTCGTCGCCGCGCTGCTCGTGGCCCGCGCGCTCTACGCTCCTGGCTCCTTCGCGTTTGCACCCAGAC GCGGGGAGCTGAAGTATTCCAGGGAGCAGATGAGGTGGGTGGAGGAGTCGATCCGGATTCGCCGCGCGGCTGAGCCCGTCGAGCTCATTGAAGCG GTGAAGAAGCTGCGCAAAGCATTCGCGAGGGAAGAGAAGAGGCGAAGGGGGCTGCCGCTCGAGCTGAAGCAGAAAGTTTCGCTTGAGATTTTGCAGAGGCTGCACGATTTGGGGGGAAATTCTAATACCACGGAACAACGAG AAGCTGTAGAAGCATGGCGTGTTGGGAAGCTTAAGTACATGAGAAGTACATctactaagaatttatcaaatgttGGCCTCTCCAGTGAAGAATCAA GGATGTTAAAGCGAGCCTTGGAGTTTAACTGGCAAATGCTATTGGAGGACATTGGTCTTTGGATACCTCCCACTATATATCATATCGAACATGATGACAAGCCTGAGAATGAACCAGAAG ATGAAGAGATAATACCTGGTCCACCTTTGCCCCCTGAATGCAATACTGAACTGCATACTGATTATGGTGGCACTGCTGTTAGATGGGGCTTAACACATCACAAAGAAAGTGCCGCAGATTGCTGTCAAGCCTGTATAGATCAGGCTAAGAGGGCCAGACCAGGAGCTTTAAAGTGTAATATCTGGGTTTACTGTCCGTCTGAGTATGGATGCTACTCGCCAGACAAATATGAACACAAACATCAAGAATGCTGGTTGAAGCAG GCTGACCACCCTAGATTAAACTTCAAAGACCGGTACTCTGAGACATACAGAGATTCTCATCCGACTGCTCCTGTCGTTGTGCCATGGATGTCTGGTGTCATTACTGCATGA
- the LOC136527594 gene encoding uncharacterized protein isoform X2, which produces MRWVEESIRIRRAAEPVELIEAVKKLRKAFAREEKRRRGLPLELKQKVSLEILQRLHDLGGNSNTTEQREAVEAWRVGKLKYMRSTSTKNLSNVGLSSEESRMLKRALEFNWQMLLEDIGLWIPPTIYHIEHDDKPENEPEDEEIIPGPPLPPECNTELHTDYGGTAVRWGLTHHKESAADCCQACIDQAKRARPGALKCNIWVYCPSEYGCYSPDKYEHKHQECWLKQADHPRLNFKDRYSETYRDSHPTAPVVVPWMSGVITA; this is translated from the exons ATGAGGTGGGTGGAGGAGTCGATCCGGATTCGCCGCGCGGCTGAGCCCGTCGAGCTCATTGAAGCG GTGAAGAAGCTGCGCAAAGCATTCGCGAGGGAAGAGAAGAGGCGAAGGGGGCTGCCGCTCGAGCTGAAGCAGAAAGTTTCGCTTGAGATTTTGCAGAGGCTGCACGATTTGGGGGGAAATTCTAATACCACGGAACAACGAG AAGCTGTAGAAGCATGGCGTGTTGGGAAGCTTAAGTACATGAGAAGTACATctactaagaatttatcaaatgttGGCCTCTCCAGTGAAGAATCAA GGATGTTAAAGCGAGCCTTGGAGTTTAACTGGCAAATGCTATTGGAGGACATTGGTCTTTGGATACCTCCCACTATATATCATATCGAACATGATGACAAGCCTGAGAATGAACCAGAAG ATGAAGAGATAATACCTGGTCCACCTTTGCCCCCTGAATGCAATACTGAACTGCATACTGATTATGGTGGCACTGCTGTTAGATGGGGCTTAACACATCACAAAGAAAGTGCCGCAGATTGCTGTCAAGCCTGTATAGATCAGGCTAAGAGGGCCAGACCAGGAGCTTTAAAGTGTAATATCTGGGTTTACTGTCCGTCTGAGTATGGATGCTACTCGCCAGACAAATATGAACACAAACATCAAGAATGCTGGTTGAAGCAG GCTGACCACCCTAGATTAAACTTCAAAGACCGGTACTCTGAGACATACAGAGATTCTCATCCGACTGCTCCTGTCGTTGTGCCATGGATGTCTGGTGTCATTACTGCATGA